The genomic region CTGCAGGGGCTGATCGGGTTGTCCAGCGGGTACGTCGGTCACGACACCGGCCCCATGCACCTGGCTGCGGCGCTGCGCAAGCCGGTGCTCGGCGTCTTCGGGCAGGGCACGTGGCCACGCTTCGTGCCGGCGGTCGATCCGAGCGTCGCGCTCTGCGTCGGCGTGCCGTGCGCGGGGTGCGGGTGGATCTGCACGTTCGACCAGTCGTACTGCATCAAGGCCGTGCCGGTCGAACGGGTGACTGGCGCAATTGACGACTTGGAAGCCGGCCGGGTGAATGGCCGCGAGATGCGGGTGGTCGAAATGCCCCCGGCGCTGCTGGCGCGGTTGACGCGCGAGTCGGCACAGGTCGCCGAGGCACGCCTGCGCGAGGCGGCGGAGGCGCGCAAGCAGTTGGCGATCGTTCAAGCACAACTGGCCGAGACGCAGCATCGCGAAGCGGCTGTTGCGCCAAGCGCAGACGCGGCGACCGAGGCGACATTGGAGCCAATGACGCAAACCGCGCCGCCGGCGGTGTCGGTGGCGGAGGGTAATACGGGGGGAGAGGAGACGGGCGGAGAGACAGGCAGGAATGCCTGTCCTACAGAAGAGGGGGCGGGGCAGGCACCTGCCGAGATTGCGACGGTTGCCGAGATTGCGTCGCCCGCGGTGCCCGCGATCGATCCGGCGGCGCTGGCAGATCTCATTGCGCAGCAGGCCGCGCCGCTGCGCGAGCAGGTGGCGGCGCTCGAAACTCGGCTGCGGGCGATGCAGGAGGAACTCGACAAGCGTGCCGCGTTGGGCGTTTCGCCGCCACCGCCATTGCCACCAACACCACCCCAGCCCCGGCGACCGTTGCGGGCGGTGATGATCGATTTGGCGATCGGCCGACAGCACCTGCCGCCACCGCCGCACAAGGCGTTCATTCCCGTGTCGGTCGTCGTGCCGGCCACGGGCGATCTGGAAGCGGTGCGGGCCAGCGTGATGTCGGCGCTCGATCAGGAATACCCCAACCGCGAGGTGCTCGTCGTCGACGATTTGCGGTCAGCCGACGTCAGCGCGTTCGTCGAAAGCCTTGGCGACCGCGTGCGATCGCTCAAGTCGCGCGACGGGTCGATGTTCCAGCTGATCGAGCAGGGCTTCGAACAGTCGTACGGGCAGGTGCTGGGCTTCCTGCGCCCCGGCGTCACCTACAGCGCCGGCACCCTCCTGACGGCGGCGGAGTTGTTCCGCGATAACCGCGGCGCCAACGCGGCCTATTTCGAAACCATCTCGGCCGACGGCGCTTGGCGATTTAGCGCCGGGCCGGGTCGGCAAATCGATCTGGTCGATTTGCTGGACGCTGAGCCACTCGTCTACGAAAGCATCTTCTGGCGCCGCGGCGCGTATCAAATGCTGAACGGCCTGAACACGGGTCGTGGCGCTGCAGCCGACTGGGATTTGACGGCCCGGGCAACGCGCATGTTTGGCCTCTTCCGTGGCGACGGCTCGGCGGCGATCGTGCCCCTCGGTGGCATTGCGCCCGATCCTGCACGCGCGACCGATCTGGCAGGCGCGCGGCAGATCTTCAACGATCGTTTCGGCGCCGTCGGCCGGGCCCGCTGCGATGTCATCCATCGCGTGAACGCGGTGGGCAACAAGGTCGATGCACAAGTGGGCCCAGGCCGCCTCACGTTCCCGCCACCAGCCGGGCCACTATCGCCTGTGCCGCTCAGCGACGGCGGCGCGGCGGTGCCGGTATGCCCGCTGACCAAGCGGCCGGCGGACCGGTTGCTGTTCAGTGACTTCTCGCGCGACCGCGTGCGCACCTTCTACCTCGCCACCGCCAGCCGGCTCGTGCTGTCGCAGGACACCGCCAGCGGCGCGGCTTCGGCCGATGCTCAGCCATCGCTGTACACCGGCCATGCGATCAAAGGGCGCTGGTTGATCGATAAGAAGCCACCGGTCCATGCTGGGCCGCTGATCACGACACCGCAACCCGTTCAGACGCTTGCGATGGCAAGCGATGCGCACGCGGCGGTGCAGTCGGCGCGCAGCTTGATCGATCTGTCGTGCGGCGATGGCGCCGTGCTGACGGCGTTCGGTCGCGACAAGGGCCGCACCAGCCTTGGGCTGACGACCGACGCCGCGCACGCCGCCGCCGCCCGCGCCGCCGGTC from Tepidisphaeraceae bacterium harbors:
- a CDS encoding glycosyltransferase family 9 protein, whose protein sequence is MRLLISNPDTLGDLVLRQPLIAALTEAGHELMLIVRPSVEAMVRQIAPAAQIVTLPAEPYALDTEGPWEPFEDLFARARTFAPAALVVAPFRWTLFEEQLAVRLPEVPRVGMSGNLYRGDPYAGVPAPSTLTFDQIAHVTEDDREITKNAALAATLIGRPIGPIDPVITVPAEGMETAQQLLGEVGFIAGQYWTACLGGTAHVTIKTWPTERWAAALSHWAQRYGRKFLFIGLPEEQPAVDAVREAMGEQASATAVMMRPGIPLAALQGLIGLSSGYVGHDTGPMHLAAALRKPVLGVFGQGTWPRFVPAVDPSVALCVGVPCAGCGWICTFDQSYCIKAVPVERVTGAIDDLEAGRVNGREMRVVEMPPALLARLTRESAQVAEARLREAAEARKQLAIVQAQLAETQHREAAVAPSADAATEATLEPMTQTAPPAVSVAEGNTGGEETGGETGRNACPTEEGAGQAPAEIATVAEIASPAVPAIDPAALADLIAQQAAPLREQVAALETRLRAMQEELDKRAALGVSPPPPLPPTPPQPRRPLRAVMIDLAIGRQHLPPPPHKAFIPVSVVVPATGDLEAVRASVMSALDQEYPNREVLVVDDLRSADVSAFVESLGDRVRSLKSRDGSMFQLIEQGFEQSYGQVLGFLRPGVTYSAGTLLTAAELFRDNRGANAAYFETISADGAWRFSAGPGRQIDLVDLLDAEPLVYESIFWRRGAYQMLNGLNTGRGAAADWDLTARATRMFGLFRGDGSAAIVPLGGIAPDPARATDLAGARQIFNDRFGAVGRARCDVIHRVNAVGNKVDAQVGPGRLTFPPPAGPLSPVPLSDGGAAVPVCPLTKRPADRLLFSDFSRDRVRTFYLATASRLVLSQDTASGAASADAQPSLYTGHAIKGRWLIDKKPPVHAGPLITTPQPVQTLAMASDAHAAVQSARSLIDLSCGDGAVLTAFGRDKGRTSLGLTTDAAHAAAARAAGHEVIEADAFDAPFVVPDGGTFDVVFVGRALNQTTDPLALLRRAKNLLNPGGVILLTADNLNSLLIELFGPTWAGWDGNRSLVTPASLKRLATAASLRVLMMRSQTPAVRAAQSLVRNRTGLTPPTDEIGTDDLAIGQRIAGWAKLLYDRRGRGDVIHAVLGSV